The following is a genomic window from Podarcis raffonei isolate rPodRaf1 chromosome 5, rPodRaf1.pri, whole genome shotgun sequence.
GATTGCGCCCACCATTTATAAACCAAGCAATACCTGAAACAGGATCTTGTTCCCTTCGTAGTCTTCGGTTTGCCACCTAGTGCTGCTAATAGGAATGCAGGGATTAGGCAGAAGCGGCACCAGCTGTCCGATTTCATGCACCTTGAACTGCAACACCGAAGACTCCTTCGAGTCAACGCATATTCCCAGAGGCAGCTGCTTCAAGCAGAGCTGGACCGCAATGCTCTCCGTCACGTACAGTACGAAGGCACAGAAGCTGCTTTTCTGCACCGTCGCTTCCTTCTGCAGGATCGTCTCGTAGAGCCTCACTGCATCGGCGTAGTTATCAAAGCTACAGTAGAGTGTGACGCGCAGGATTTCCGTGCCGTAATGAACTTGCCTCAGTCCCCACACGGGCATGTGCTCGTCCAGCCCGTAGAAGTCCTGGTCGTCAAGGGCGTGGGAGGACAGCTTCCTGCCGGCAATCTCCAGGTGGACTCGCTGCCATGGTGGGCGCTGGAAAAAGTCGTGGACTTGGAAAATCCGCTCTTCCCCTAAGTCCTCATGCAGGAAAAGTAGGACAGATGTCCCAGGGAACCTGGAGCTTCTCTGGCGGTACGTCTCATAATACTTAATGGGAGAAGTGCGTTCCGAGACAAGGAAGAGGCGCACGTCCAGGCAGATCCATTCTTGAAGCTGATTGAGGGCTTGCTGCAAGGGCAACGCGTGTCCACATTTGGCAAGCAAGTGCACAGTCATCACCAATGAGTCTGTCCTTCCATCCATTGTATAGTGACCTTGAAAACACAAGGAATAACACAAGCGCTGCCTCAGTGCCTACAGATTAAGGGATACCACACACAGCAGCAAACACAAAAGTACAACAATTAAACTCTGCACTTCCCAACCAATTCCCACTTAAGCTCCTCTATATGCTCTGCAAACCTCAGAATGGCACTAACACAAGAGATTAATCTTCTTTTTATTACCTGCACATTGGATGTTAGAAATGTGATGATAAGACAAGGGTGGGGGAAATCTCGCATCTCCTAGCTCCCAAGCCTGAGCTCTGTACTTAGGACGACTATCTCATGTTTGCAAATCCAGACCAGATTTTCTGTCATGGCAAGATATTACACAACCCGTGTAAGCCACCATCTCTGTGCAAATGCAAGGTGATGCTAATGTTTTCAAAGGCTCAGTGCTGTTTTCTTCTTCAAATCTCTATGCTGTGTGTGGTTTCTTTTTATACAAAGCTAGCACTCTTCCTGAGACAACACCCTTCTGTCCTGTGCTgataaaccttaaaaaaaaaacaacggcAAAAAAGACATAGGACAACTGAAGAGAATACAATGTGGATGCTGCAGATAACAGATGTCTATCTCCCAAGAAGCAATTTCAAGAGAGACAAGACTTCAGGGAAACTGTTTCTAAATGCTGCCTTTATGCATGGCTATTGCACATGCTGCCATCTGGCTCTGCACCAATTATTCCAGAGGCCTCATTTCCTCACAGCAATCTCAAAGCAAAGTGtgagtgtatatgtgtgtgtcagAGGGAGTTTCCTAGAAATGTaagctgtttgtttgttgcctAGCTACCAATGTCATGGATTTGAGATCAATCCTGAAAGTGTAAAACACCTTTGCTTCAATCCTTTAGAGCAGCCTCCcccacaacctggtgccttccaacagttttagactacaactcccatcagcctcagctgggtaggagttgtagtccaaaatatcttgaaggcaccaggttggatgTGGCTGCTTTAAAGCATTTAGgcaagttttattgttttatcccacctctcctccaaggacCCCAGGGTGTCTTACaaattcttacacacacacacacacacacacacacacacacacacacacacattattttcgcaactaccctgtgaggtagggagAGAAGGAATgtaactggctcaaggtcactcagCGAACTTCATAGCTGagcggagatttgaaccaggCTCTTCCCAGTCTTAAGGCTTGATTTCTGCCAGCTACCGCCCTAGCCATGCAGGAGTAGCTTCCACGTAGCTATGTTAACATTTCAATGATTCAGTGGGACGGTCAGGGCCAGTTGAGTGACGTCTAACCACAGAATGAGCAGCCCTGGGGAACTCCAATCCCAGGGGAAAGATTCATGTGATTTCCCTAGGCTGGAAATCTGTGGCTGCTTTCTGAAATGATTCTGGTCCCCATCTGTAAAATAGGTACAGGAGTGTCATGCAAATTCTATGCAAATTAGAAGTGTCACGTGCAAACTAGAACAGCTATATTGTAAACTATGTTTTGTTTAAAGAAGGCAAGAATAAAAGTGATAGAATCATTGTTTCCCATTCTGCGGATGTCCTAGATGGACGTAAAGCAAACGTGCAATGCTAGCAAATCCCATTCCCAAGTCattgcaaaaggcaaacaaaagaTGGCCCCGCTTGCAGTGTTGCTTAGATACAACATGCTTAAAACTATCTTTCTGGGGAGCTCCTAAAGCAAAATGGCAGGAGAGGGGTAGAGATCACACAATACAACAATTATCCCATTATCAGTAATTACCAcctgcttcctgttttcctgtacAACCTTCCTGTGGGGGAATATGCTAATATTCTATCTTACTGAAAACCCTAATTTTCCTAAATgtgaatgcaggaaagcaacttGCCCTGTTTCCCTAGCTATTACTCAGATGGGTTTCACCAACAATACCCCATCCTTTGGCGTACGCAGCTGTAGTCTTCTCTCTCCACCGAAACCCCCTCGCCGTCctttttttgtgttttgctttcttctttgtGTGAAGATTTTGTGACACCCACACTGAGGTGGGGGAAAAGGGGGAGTGcatattttaaaagctgtttttgaGGTAAGAAGGGCCATAGCCCAAGGTTTAAATCGCATGGTTTTGCACACAAGAGATTCAAGTCCAGGCATCTCCTGTTAAAAAGGTGGCAGCATTGGGACTGGGAGGTACCTGTGCCTGTCAGGATAAGAAATGTAAGGCTAATGAGCTTGAGTCACGACATAGCTCACTATTCTCTATCTTGATGCATTTTTTACAAAAATTACCATATTGCTCTTTAAGCTTAAAGTATCTGCGAGTCCAAAGTAATTTTTCTGGACAAAGCCCGCATGGTCAATATCCCAATCACTGACTACTTCCATTGAGAGGAGAGGAGCTGGAGAGAAGAAGCAGTACCTATTATAAGTTTCACCAATTCCATATCACTACGTTTGCTTCGCTCATCTAATTTCCCAGTTACTTGCTTTAACGAATGTGAACATACCTGATCCTCACCTTCCAGAATACTGTGTGATTGGAATGAAGTTTTCATTTAGATTTCGTATTTCTTCAAATGTCATTTCATCTaatgttagccctactcagaggaCACCCATTCAAAATAAttgacatgactaacttgggtctATCAATCTCAATAGGTCTACCATGAGAATAATTAAGTTCCATACAGTCCAATGTTCTCTGTGCAGGGGAGGAGGCAGGGGGTTGCTAATAGTCCTATGCAGTGGTTTAAAATTACTAGCGACCAAAGCAAATTTTAATGATTGTTCTGTGTTGCTTTTAAAGGTCTTTGTATTGCTATATGCTGCCCTGATGTTCTGCAAGAGAGCCGTATATAAACACTTGGACAAATAAACACTTTAGGATAACCAAtataaaacacatatttaaatatgaaATTTGCAGATGGCAAAAAGCTGCGGAATGCAAAAATGAGACAGAATTGACTTATGAATTAGCACACAAAATTGATATGCACCAGAAATAAACTGATCCATTCATCCCCGCTTGCTTTACAACGTGAcgctatgcatatttactcagatgtAATTCCTACCatattcaacagggcttactcccagatgagTATGCACATGACTGCAGCCTCACAGAGCAATCCTAAAGCTCAATCCACCACCTTGGAATGGGTTAGGAAGCAGCAATTGTGTCCATTTTCTGGGATCCACCAATATGTATTCTAACTACACCTACCATAATTGAAGATGGGTGGAAACTGCCATCAATGAGATCCCCACTGGCAAAAGAATAGGGATATTTCTGTGGCAGGGAGGGACGGAGCTGAGCTGACTGAAGACCCACTGTGACCCAAGTTCAGCAAGTTCATCTACCAGTGATGGGCTTGAACTGGCTCTTTCTGCAAAATGGGGAAGAAACCACCCACCCCTATCTTGCAGCCTGACTGGCTTTCACAGCAGGGCTTTGAATGCAGCTGTGGCGTCACCTCTCCTGGACGGGAGCCAGGACCGCTCCCTTGTACAATTAAGATGGATTACAATATTGAGCACACCAAACAGGTAATGCAATACTTTTTAGGAGGTGCAATTCAACAGACCCCAAATAACTATAAactgatatttttttaatttttacaaaGCCCCTTTGAGCTAACACTATTTGGCTTGTGTTAATAGTTTCATCCTTTCTATTCGAAAATAAAAagtttaaactcttaataaaagTTTGTGGCTTTCTCCACTTTAGAGTAGAAAGATAAAGGCTATCTTTATGGGAGCAGCAGGCGTGCATACGCACATCCCTCTGGCCTTCTGGTCGTAAACAGCTCATGCTTTGTCCTCACATGAAACACACCCATGACAGCTTTTCTAATTGGTAATTTATACTGCAGCTGGCATGACATTGTTCCTTCCGCCTCTCTAGGCGGCTGTTTGAGCTGTTCATGGAGCCTCAAAAAGCTGGTCCCTTTTCAAATTCTAACCCcggctaaaaagaaagaaaatcagaatgaaagagagagaaccaAGTAAATTTCACTGGGATGGTAAACACAATAGCTTGGAGTAGCGTTCCCAAAGGATGAAACTTCTCAAAGTATGAAGCTTGACTGTGCCTGCCTATGTGCACAATTCCAAGCCCAATGCTATCTCAAGCCAAGGCCATTTGGAATTCCTGGGGTGTCTCCCTAAGGTCAATAGAAAAATATATTCCTATTGTATGGatataataaaaagtatatttgaAATGGGCAGAGCACTCCAAACTGCCTTACATTGGGTTGTGGGGAGCTTGGAATGAGTGGAGGCCTCTCTCCTCTTGGCACCAGGTTGATTTGCTGATGTGTATGTATTAATATATGTCCATCGAGAAGGAAGCAATGCTAATTCACACCAGTCTGAGTCATTTGGAGTTCTTAGCATTTTCAATAAGAATTGCACTTGGGGATGATGTGTGGTACCAGATCTCATAAAGCAGAAAACCTTATCGGTATTCAGACAGTTGCTAGAATTACATTTGGACCAATATAAGGCTTTTATACTTTGCAGACTGCAAGGAGAATAGAAAGAACCCAACCAACTAAAGTTTCTGGGCTAGTTTTCAGGACTTCGGCATCTAATCTCTAGCATCCCTTCCTTAATCAAAGCATATATACTGCAAGGAAATGATTACTTACTTGTGGCAAATGCTGTCAATCCACTGCATTGGAACCTGAAAAAACAGAAGTTATTGGTACATTGGTACATATGGGGTACATtggataatctagtccagccaTACCATTTTGATTTTACTTAACACGGGTGCTTTCAAATGGCACTGTTCCTTTATGGTGAGATTGCCAACTGATGCTAGGACTGCTTTAAGCAAGTCATATGGGCCAGGTACATGATGCCCCACCCCAAAGTGCCCCTCACACTACAATTAGGTTGGGCGGGGAGCATACTTCAGTCACTGTTCCCAGGGAGGTGGGGAAATCTTCCTGCAGAGTGCTGTTGGGGAGGGAAGAGTTAGCCTAGCTGTTGGAGGTGCCTTGAGCTACTCtagatcagagtttcccaaacagctgtttgtggactacaattcctatcatcccttaccaccagtcctgctagctagggatgatgggagttgtagtccaaaaacagctggagacccaagtttgggaaactgctcTAGATGAAGCTCAGCCCAGGACTACTATGCGTATTGATCTGGATCAATGACTAAATtacttattttataaaatttatacaccacttgattgtgtaaaacaacaacaaaaaccccagtTTACCAAAAGATGAAACAgcgaaatcaagaaaaaa
Proteins encoded in this region:
- the FAM124B gene encoding protein FAM124B isoform X1, which encodes MVFVYPPDGSWEQERNAAVNILPCKSGVPMQWIDSICHKSGTTHHPQVQFLLKMLRTPNDSDWCELALLPSRWTYINTYTSANQPGAKRREASTHSKLPTTQCHYTMDGRTDSLVMTVHLLAKCGHALPLQQALNQLQEWICLDVRLFLVSERTSPIKYYETYRQRSSRFPGTSVLLFLHEDLGEERIFQVHDFFQRPPWQRVHLEIAGRKLSSHALDDQDFYGLDEHMPVWGLRQVHYGTEILRVTLYCSFDNYADAVRLYETILQKEATVQKSSFCAFVLYVTESIAVQLCLKQLPLGICVDSKESSVLQFKVHEIGQLVPLLPNPCIPISSTRWQTEDYEGNKILFQVQGNSKHTGNQDSSSGWHSHEHEEGPLHYPSSPSPLAIRKIAVQPKNRTVRAMKNKSKSSREVAYAPGSVCSHSPSNFCSSSQSYRPAGSSLQGLGRSQTNLATKLRHSSHELWPHQREEETNVDTGNKVILSECSDSPLNRFSQDIQKALLQSQASCCLLTGSGSMISLHSEGRNNPLSSHIAKRNKGSGQVPSSFPLGASKTSRGNGKDDDEEFFI
- the FAM124B gene encoding protein FAM124B isoform X5, producing MDGRTDSLVMTVHLLAKCGHALPLQQALNQLQEWICLDVRLFLVSERTSPIKYYETYRQRSSRFPGTSVLLFLHEDLGEERIFQVHDFFQRPPWQRVHLEIAGRKLSSHALDDQDFYGLDEHMPVWGLRQVHYGTEILRVTLYCSFDNYADAVRLYETILQKEATVQKSSFCAFVLYVTESIAVQLCLKQLPLGICVDSKESSVLQFKVHEIGQLVPLLPNPCIPISSTRWQTEDYEGNKILFQVQGNSKHTGNQDSSSGWHSHEHEEGPLHYPSSPSPLAIRKIAVQPKNRTVRAMKNKSKSSREVAYAPGSVCSHSPSNFCSSSQSYRPAGSSLQGLGRSQTNLATKLRHSSHELWPHQREEETNVDTGNKVILSECSDSPLNRFSQDIQKALLQSQASCCLLTGSGSMISLHSEGRNNPLSSHIAKRNKGSGQVPSSFPLGASKTSRGNGKDDDEEFFI
- the FAM124B gene encoding protein FAM124B isoform X4; this encodes MEPGAGSVRFQCSGLTAFATSHYTMDGRTDSLVMTVHLLAKCGHALPLQQALNQLQEWICLDVRLFLVSERTSPIKYYETYRQRSSRFPGTSVLLFLHEDLGEERIFQVHDFFQRPPWQRVHLEIAGRKLSSHALDDQDFYGLDEHMPVWGLRQVHYGTEILRVTLYCSFDNYADAVRLYETILQKEATVQKSSFCAFVLYVTESIAVQLCLKQLPLGICVDSKESSVLQFKVHEIGQLVPLLPNPCIPISSTRWQTEDYEGNKILFQVQGNSKHTGNQDSSSGWHSHEHEEGPLHYPSSPSPLAIRKIAVQPKNRTVRAMKNKSKSSREVAYAPGSVCSHSPSNFCSSSQSYRPAGSSLQGLGRSQTNLATKLRHSSHELWPHQREEETNVDTGNKVILSECSDSPLNRFSQDIQKALLQSQASCCLLTGSGSMISLHSEGRNNPLSSHIAKRNKGSGQVPSSFPLGASKTSRGNGKDDDEEFFI
- the FAM124B gene encoding protein FAM124B isoform X2, translated to MQWIDSICHKSGTTHHPQVQFLLKMLRTPNDSDWCELALLPSRWTYINTYTSANQPGAKRREASTHSKLPTTQCHYTMDGRTDSLVMTVHLLAKCGHALPLQQALNQLQEWICLDVRLFLVSERTSPIKYYETYRQRSSRFPGTSVLLFLHEDLGEERIFQVHDFFQRPPWQRVHLEIAGRKLSSHALDDQDFYGLDEHMPVWGLRQVHYGTEILRVTLYCSFDNYADAVRLYETILQKEATVQKSSFCAFVLYVTESIAVQLCLKQLPLGICVDSKESSVLQFKVHEIGQLVPLLPNPCIPISSTRWQTEDYEGNKILFQVQGNSKHTGNQDSSSGWHSHEHEEGPLHYPSSPSPLAIRKIAVQPKNRTVRAMKNKSKSSREVAYAPGSVCSHSPSNFCSSSQSYRPAGSSLQGLGRSQTNLATKLRHSSHELWPHQREEETNVDTGNKVILSECSDSPLNRFSQDIQKALLQSQASCCLLTGSGSMISLHSEGRNNPLSSHIAKRNKGSGQVPSSFPLGASKTSRGNGKDDDEEFFI
- the FAM124B gene encoding protein FAM124B isoform X3; translation: MYQCTNNFCFFRFQCSGLTAFATSHYTMDGRTDSLVMTVHLLAKCGHALPLQQALNQLQEWICLDVRLFLVSERTSPIKYYETYRQRSSRFPGTSVLLFLHEDLGEERIFQVHDFFQRPPWQRVHLEIAGRKLSSHALDDQDFYGLDEHMPVWGLRQVHYGTEILRVTLYCSFDNYADAVRLYETILQKEATVQKSSFCAFVLYVTESIAVQLCLKQLPLGICVDSKESSVLQFKVHEIGQLVPLLPNPCIPISSTRWQTEDYEGNKILFQVQGNSKHTGNQDSSSGWHSHEHEEGPLHYPSSPSPLAIRKIAVQPKNRTVRAMKNKSKSSREVAYAPGSVCSHSPSNFCSSSQSYRPAGSSLQGLGRSQTNLATKLRHSSHELWPHQREEETNVDTGNKVILSECSDSPLNRFSQDIQKALLQSQASCCLLTGSGSMISLHSEGRNNPLSSHIAKRNKGSGQVPSSFPLGASKTSRGNGKDDDEEFFI